In the genome of Methanophagales archaeon, one region contains:
- a CDS encoding glycosyltransferase family 4 protein, protein MDKRRNRKRSKEAERMKIAYVYDAVYPWIKGGGEKRIHEISKRLVECGHEVHWFGIKWWEGESTIQQNGVYLHGVCEPRELYVGGRRSIKESLYFTEKLLIPLIREDFDVIDCQAFPYLPAFSAKICSSLKRTPLVITWHEVWDDYWYQYLGKRGICGKWVERMTTLLTDEMVAVSERTKKDLERVGVRKRIKVIPNGIDFRSIESIDASDEEIDIIFAGRLIKDKNVDVLIGAVEQVKVQIPDVRCMIIGDGPEKGRLENLAKDLELEDNINFMGFLEDYTEVISYMKSSRVFVLPSTREGFGIVALEANACGLPVITVSHKRNATCDLITNGVNGFICELTVESIAERIFMGLAEKERMARRCIENASRYDWNKIANLTEATYGEIMR, encoded by the coding sequence ATGGATAAGCGAAGAAATCGTAAGAGAAGTAAAGAGGCTGAAAGAATGAAAATCGCATACGTTTACGATGCCGTCTATCCATGGATAAAAGGCGGTGGTGAGAAGCGAATCCATGAGATTTCAAAAAGGTTAGTTGAATGTGGGCATGAAGTTCATTGGTTTGGAATAAAGTGGTGGGAGGGCGAAAGCACAATACAACAGAACGGCGTTTATCTGCATGGCGTTTGCGAGCCGAGAGAATTGTACGTGGGCGGAAGAAGGTCAATAAAAGAATCATTATATTTTACAGAGAAGCTTCTTATTCCTCTAATAAGGGAAGATTTTGATGTCATAGATTGTCAGGCGTTTCCATATCTCCCAGCTTTTTCTGCAAAGATTTGCTCTTCTTTGAAGCGAACTCCTCTGGTAATTACATGGCATGAAGTCTGGGATGATTACTGGTATCAGTATTTAGGTAAGAGAGGAATATGTGGGAAATGGGTTGAGAGAATGACCACTCTTTTAACAGATGAAATGGTGGCGGTTTCGGAGAGAACGAAGAAGGATCTGGAAAGAGTTGGAGTGAGAAAAAGGATTAAAGTAATACCAAATGGTATAGATTTCAGGAGTATAGAGAGTATAGACGCGTCAGACGAAGAAATTGATATTATATTTGCAGGGAGATTAATCAAGGATAAGAATGTGGACGTTTTGATTGGAGCGGTGGAGCAGGTGAAGGTACAAATTCCCGATGTCCGGTGCATGATTATTGGAGATGGACCAGAAAAAGGTAGATTAGAGAATTTGGCTAAGGATTTGGAATTAGAGGATAATATTAACTTTATGGGATTCCTGGAGGATTATACAGAGGTCATTTCGTATATGAAATCCTCAAGGGTATTTGTTTTGCCTTCGACAAGAGAAGGTTTTGGTATTGTAGCGCTGGAAGCGAATGCGTGTGGGTTGCCAGTTATTACAGTGAGTCATAAGAGGAATGCAACATGTGACCTCATAACAAATGGTGTGAATGGGTTTATATGTGAGCTAACAGTAGAGAGTATTGCAGAAAGGATATTTATGGGGCTGGCTGAAAAAGAGCGTATGGCACGAAGATGTATTGAAAACGCGAGCAGATATGACTGGAACAAAATAGCAAATCTAACCGAAGCTACTTATGGTGAGATAATGAGATAA
- a CDS encoding glucose-1-phosphate thymidylyltransferase: MKGLILSGGYGTRLRPITYSQQKQLIPVANKPILFYAIEDVIEAGVKEIGIIVGPNKEQVIETVKSENWDVDAGAEIEFIYQGEPKGLAHTILVAEDYLDDEFVMYLGDNILREGIVEHAKKFKGNNYDASIMLTEVENPQQFGVADINEDGTIKRLVEKPKVPPGNLALVGIYFFKPVILEACKRIKPSWRNELEITDAIQWLIDNGYEVGWTKVQGWWKDTGKPEDILEANRLILDDIKTKNEGTAESSKIIGRAIIEKGVEIKNSIVKGPSLIGCDCMIRNSYIGPYTSIGKECIIEDTEIEDSIVMEKSEIIGGGRIIESLIGKEVKIKRKSDLPNGRKLIVGDHSEIVG; this comes from the coding sequence ATGAAGGGGTTAATACTATCTGGTGGTTATGGCACAAGACTACGCCCGATTACATACTCACAGCAAAAGCAGTTAATCCCTGTTGCAAACAAGCCGATACTATTTTATGCTATTGAAGACGTAATCGAAGCGGGTGTTAAGGAAATAGGAATCATTGTGGGACCAAACAAAGAACAGGTCATAGAAACTGTAAAATCAGAAAACTGGGATGTGGATGCAGGTGCAGAGATAGAATTTATTTATCAGGGCGAACCAAAGGGATTAGCACATACCATTCTTGTTGCAGAAGATTATTTAGATGACGAATTTGTTATGTATTTGGGGGATAACATCTTGAGAGAGGGGATTGTAGAACACGCTAAGAAGTTTAAAGGGAACAATTATGATGCGAGTATAATGCTTACAGAGGTTGAGAATCCGCAACAATTTGGAGTTGCAGATATTAACGAAGATGGTACAATAAAAAGACTCGTTGAGAAACCCAAAGTTCCACCAGGCAATCTCGCTCTGGTTGGCATTTACTTCTTCAAACCTGTTATACTGGAAGCCTGTAAGCGTATAAAACCCTCATGGCGGAATGAGCTTGAGATTACTGATGCAATTCAGTGGCTGATTGATAACGGATACGAGGTGGGCTGGACAAAGGTACAGGGTTGGTGGAAAGATACAGGGAAACCCGAAGATATTCTGGAAGCTAACAGGTTGATTTTAGATGATATCAAAACGAAAAACGAAGGTACTGCGGAAAGCTCAAAAATAATAGGAAGAGCTATCATCGAGAAAGGGGTAGAGATAAAAAACAGCATTGTTAAAGGACCATCCCTGATTGGATGTGATTGCATGATAAGAAATTCTTACATAGGACCTTACACGAGTATTGGAAAGGAATGTATAATAGAAGATACAGAGATCGAGGATTCAATAGTGATGGAGAAATCGGAAATAATAGGAGGAGGGAGAATCATTGAGAGTTTGATAGGGAAGGAAGTAAAGATAAAAAGGAAATCGGATTTGCCAAATGGCAGGAAACTAATTGTGGGTGACCACTCAGAGATAGTAGGATGA